Proteins from a genomic interval of Quercus lobata isolate SW786 chromosome 11, ValleyOak3.0 Primary Assembly, whole genome shotgun sequence:
- the LOC115968068 gene encoding FCS-Like Zinc finger 14-like, with product MENSQPKKKPTLNLSIFTTLSESFSLPSPSNKSPRNFVQGGVVGLGIVAAMTDLTHQTKHDVTPAPPIPIPIVSSAKAATANFKGRLSDLAFEDEVDELSESYTCVISHLGTKLEKRVYFDEKLDGVVGCGGGGGGDCCVVSDGRIGVFSASPVNFGDAYMGIWTADFLSSCYLCKKQLHGLDIFMYRGEKAFCSAECRDKQIRSEDYKEKFASGALKPLDYSVSPCSGPLMFFAGVVAA from the exons atggagaattcacaaccaaaaaagaaacccaCTCTAAATCTTTCCATTTTCACTACTCTCTCAGAGTCTTTCTCTTTACCAAGTCCCTCCAACAAATCTCCAAGGAATTTTGTCCAGGGAGGTGTGGTTGGGCTTGGCATAGTGGCTGCCATGACTGATTTGACCCACCAAACTAAGCATGATGTAACACCAGCACCACCTATACCAATCCCCATAGTGTCCTCTGCCAAAGCTGCTACTGCTAATTTCAAAGGCAGGCTCAGTGATTTGGCTTTTGAGGATGAGGTGGATGAATTGTCTGAGAGCTATACTTGTGTGATATCTCATTTGGGGACCAAGCTTGAGAAACGTGTCTATTTTGATGAAAAGCTTGATGGGGTtgttggttgtggtggtggtggtggtggtgattgttgTGTGGTGAGTGATGGAAGGATAGGAGTGTTCTCTGCCTCTCCTGTCAATTTTGGTGATGCCTATATGGGGATTTGGACTGCTGATTTTCTTAGCTCTTGCTACCTTTGCAAGAAGCAGCTTCATGGACTGGATATTTTCATGTACAG AGGGGAGAAGGCATTTTGCAGTGCTGAGTGCCGGGACAAACAGATTAGAAGTGAAGATTATAAAGAGAAGTTCGCATCTGGAGCACTGAAGCCCCTTGATTACTCCGTGTCTCCCTGCTCCGGTCCACTGATGTTTTTTGCTGGGGTTGTTGCGGCGTAG
- the LOC115968067 gene encoding probable pectinesterase/pectinesterase inhibitor 46: MINMSSFKTYGKIDEAEQLKLEARQKTQKRVTIISISSIILVCVIVAAVLGTSHSSRENSQSGGTSQSSAPSIKAVCDLTLYPNTCYSSLSPLNNTSHVQPEDIFKLATQVAMNELSKVAQYFSDHNDFNGSTDNTTVVAWENCVQLLSLALDHLNMVLSSGSLTLLEAADDLKTWLSSAGTYQDTCKEGFETASATVKTSITNWLQNSTELTSNCLAIISWISNVESSLKLRRLMSFTGHYDDPKWLNPKDRKLLQTWDVKKQANNIVAQDGSGQYKNVSAALTAVPDKSTNRFVIYVKKGSYYENVKVNKNKWNIVMVGDGMNDTVVYGSLNNIDGTPTFSTATFAVTGKGFIAIDMGFRNIAGAIKHQAVALLSDSDHSIFYRCFIDAFQDSLYAHTNRQFYSECNITGTVDFIFGNSAVVFQNCNILLKEPLLGQQNTITAQGKFDPNQNTGISIQNCTIFPYGYANLSCQTYLGRPWKNYSTTVYIGNSLGSLIDSSGWLPWVGTSAPDTIFYSEFQNYGPGSSTKDRVQWKGVKNMTSHQASKFTVSSFIKGDKWIQAAGVPYKSGL, encoded by the coding sequence ATGATAAACATGTCTTCCTTCAAAACCTATGGCAAAATTGATGAAGCTGAGCAATTAAAGCTTGAAGCTCGTCAGAAGACCCAAAAGAGAGTCACCATCATAAGCATATCCTCCATAATTCTTGTTTGTGTTATAGTGGCTGCAGTGCTTGGAACTTCTCATAGTTCCAGAGAAAATTCTCAAAGTGGTGGTACTTCTCAGTCTTCAGCTCCTTCTATTAAAGCCGTTTGTGACCTTACCTTGTACCCAAATACTTGTTACAGCAGCCTTTCTCCACTAAATAACACAAGCCACGTTCAGCCTGAGGACATCTTCAAGTTGGCAACCCAAGTGGCCATGAATGAATTGTCTAAAGTTGCTCAATACTTCTCGGATCACAATGATTTTAATGGTAGCACTGACAACACAACTGTCGTAGCCTGGGAAAATTGTGTCCAGCTTTTGAGCCTAGCATTGGATCATCTCAATATGGTATTGTCCTCTGGCTCATTAACATTGCTAGAAGCTGCTGATGATCTCAAAACTTGGCTGAGTTCGGCAGGTACTTACCAGGATACATGCAAAGAGGGCTTTGAGACTGCAAGTGCAACAGTTAAGACCAGCATTACCAATTGGCTACAGAATTCTACTGAACTAACTAGCAACTGCCTTGCCATCATATCATGGATTTCAAATGTAGAGAGCTCTTTAAAGCTTAGACGGCTAATGAGTTTTACAGGGCACTATGACGATCCAAAGTGGCTGAATCCTAAGGATAGGAAGCTACTTCAAACTTGGGACGTGAAGAAGCAGGCCAACAACATTGTGGCACAAGATGGTTCTGGCCAGTACAAAAATGTAAGTGCTGCCCTTACTGCTGTCCCAGATAAAAGCACAAACAGGTTTGTAATCTATGTGAAGAAAGGGTCGTATTATGAAAACGTAAAGGTCAATAAGAACAAATGGAACATTGTGATGGTTGGTGATGGGATGAATGATACAGTTGTATACGGTAGCCTCAATAATATTGATGGGACTCCAACATTTTCAACAGCTACATTTGCTGTAACTGGCAAGGGCTTCATTGCTATAGACATGGGGTTCAGGAACATTGCAGGTGCAATCAAGCATCAGGCAGTGGCCTTATTGTCAGACTCGGACCATTCCATCTTTTACCGGTGTTTTATCGATGCATTTCAGGACAGCCTCTATGCACATACCAACAGGCAATTCTACAGTGAATGCAATATCACAGGGACAGTTGATTTCATCTTTGGAAACTCAGCAGTGGTGTTTCAAAACTGCAACATACTGCTTAAAGAGCCTTTACTTGGCCAGCAAAATACCATCACAGCACAAGGCAAGTTTGACCCAAATCAGAACACTGGAATCTCAATCCAGAATTGTACCATTTTCCCATATGGATATGCGAACTTGAGCTGCCAAACATACCTTGGAAGGCCTTGGAAGAATTACTCCACAACCGTATATATAGGTAACAGTTTGGGGAGTCTCATTGACTCCAGTGGATGGTTGCCATGGGTAGGCACATCAGCTCCAGACACCATATTTTACAGTGAGTTTCAAAATTATGGACCCGGTTCATCAACAAAGGATAGAGTCCAATGGAAGGGGGTGAAGAACATGACCAGCCACCAAGCCAGCAAATTCACAGTGAGTTCATTCATCAAAGGGGATAAATGGATCCAGGCTGCAGGTGTTCCCTACAAATCAGGTCTGTGA